A portion of the Toxotes jaculatrix isolate fToxJac2 chromosome 16, fToxJac2.pri, whole genome shotgun sequence genome contains these proteins:
- the zgc:162472 gene encoding transcription factor TFIIIB component B'' homolog isoform X2, whose translation MFRRSRFSVRPNVSTAGRIATTPQDTPSSNQEASETPRDVGESSTPAAVTDTKAAVTPSEKPTTPEDGNDQNGEGTSSSAAVQRRKRFSVKPRVAPGRPSTLPRTPKSPVKAVCETPVEVSSPNLEKPTTSSQTGTAAAPQGLQSPRRRKPSGESKHPKVQPKPTPTSSDSAGPSVVPVAEESLEQTDLPKDTGKQLENKASSQVKEAPHRPSDKVPPSLPDKEAIEISEKAKTLVSSKSGLSLSPSAFSLSRLLNDPSDLQRLAKAQKLRDLLRQERHKEKKLKKAKARAKEYTLDPAKMTMRDLIRYLPVSNPMTSSLEDSSQENETVVPPSPGREESPERAQEPEALPKIAEPEEEEVVEDEQEEALMVPRVKVAEDGSLIIDEESLTVEVQRAKGPNPAHDRDPIFERGSTTTYSSFRKGTYSKPWSSEETDMFFLAISMVGTDFSMICQLFPHRARSEIKNKFKKEERENAWRIDKAFRERRKLDIEYFSKLLEKILEVQKNRKKLKSLADKNSPKKHKRKAKGKKTARKLSDVEEEEGEDENEVPDLEDEEEGEKENEDLYNEGGTSASKPKRQCKRKTRESPLNEEPNDKKKKTGEKSNKQGEACTPEDTEAALPGDHTSSDMSEKTENVNAPKDTAIKPAKLSHTRASKSVLPLGRKWGKKPPPPSTKTVPDKGDETVSDGASEEQANKDSSPSADISSEEEDATIQPPKPTRYGRVPKPTKPLTYPAKENAHTSDTTPTSPVGSTGAAAKPKPKCTAKRGRSSKQPSAQESKKPKLVTLRASRSEFSDDEDEKQLDHEEIEDEVEHPACSPSKDSIAPVFVPVSLRSPQPVISEVEETMEELDILANMPDVLGISQDALCPDASCERAQNETGTVEPCEHQLDLLVDVIDFLSSEHTEVTEDESYNEAAQTLLAIGTLTHLPQSTTNQIVAQDHTTGTTTDSVRETRQPLEEDAASEPAAQEEDSAVPLMFVHGVAETSEITASAEPQNSTADSGDIPIIKTSDQMCAEQSTVSEMDSQLQSSPECSKKSSPQPRRGRLSTVKCKPNLGRASKTAQPKSQPDTSTEQTAEEGNTEPANLQVTDSVSAPEERTPTIPESSSTTLIDDISCTEVRPSQELSASQERSHCSSDAQFEPSGEQTSGDTKSTQESSNEELMSRAEIISSCSNYLATSDTPVTGSQFELGSNCDSVPVEESGQHPAALSTPLEDSPVSQKTESDAASACQSRRNRLQKVKPKPNIPQISRTARPTPQTTKDCVEKDSSPTPSSKVQEKTTVEVESEATCGTSLEKTSQNIGPASVCTLSFDLGSTLTPTKKLSTIEEKRIDTDVGLVGQVHSVAASSDQSASENHNLSDADNPMTSDSAATVSQVGQNSAPRVQESSDHPATCATPAEDLPVSQKEESEVTSTCQTRRGRLQKVRPKPNLVQTSRTARSKPQTTKEPVQHMQLVERPSVPTSAPGSADNVIAEVEALPVCSITLPEPGESSGTASVSVPSLELCTAHKPAEESSSTMEQKADVGLNSSSASSESNVPQRRRHLPKVKPNLGSSTRTKHTKNIVKPLEEQYMDPSSNVTSEPQQPVDNSHAQPKCTEEDCKNMTLNTELSSTKSVPTEKKLDSKNDKGTSSDDVVIATSWVAENQSMLTDTVPDDKSSEKFTFEREPTGDRMSSNDRVEAGPASQGDYELDMSTRLKELNAQPAYDPAAVSDVHSSEGGSTESKVNSVLAANAHSIPDPKESSPQPSESEETRETNQTSNDKSPSAESADDTQSELTDSSKSSKKALQSRRARLIKPKPNLGCSSRPPQPQQDQNTTQAEDPGTPSERVDASVSHKPVSKLQPDIQEPVEGAVEPRSPLSESPPNDAGALLGSLTQIIEQLSEHDSPPNDAGSSLDCVTQTPDNSSQDTSTLNAEETQSHPSLPIFPDMLSEQVPSDPDEPFFILSLTEIPVCSSGDVVDTASEPLPYLPVADASVPQQSSVPGECLAAEMGDGALYNVSVPMSTEESGEMGPSSVKDTGPDPAANLDSIMENLVDPHESMKTQPPKLSEAVENNDETEILPTKQGLTTRTGRRAKLQVKPNTSRKKQTSKTLATNIDQDSELPGPSMQPEASDATAKADDEVVTEPRKRSSDHVNIEKETPADGKSPKDNRSGARTQTTKTGGTSAENSSDTSSDPSSGKAASEGLKVKTPHTPRKHSTPTPVASTSHNVAPTPNPTQLPEDTRSTSSATSPTLTEVVIEQATDHNRQCSDSTPSTSQLTAEVSASQQSDYVESSSTEEEPTSVSQYFLSDIFTDVEEG comes from the exons ATGTTTCGCCGGTCAAGATTCAGTGTTCGACCCAATGTCAGTACGGCAGGGAGAATAGCAACAACACCTCAGGACACCCCTTCATCAAATCAGGAGGCCAGTGAGACGCCCAGAGACGTCGGTGAGAGCAGCactcctgctgctgtgacagataCCAAGGCTGCTGTGACTCCATCAGAAAAACCTACGACCCCAGA GGATGGCAATGACCAAAATGGGGAAGGTACCAGCTCCTCAGCTGCAGTCCAGAGAAGGAAGCGGTTTTCTGTCAAGCCCAGAGTGGCCCCAGGCCGCCCCTCCACCCTTCCTCGGACACCAAAGTCTCCTGTCAAGGCAGTCTGTGAAACTCCTGTTGAAGTCTCCAGCCCAAACCTCGAAAAGCCCACAACATCCAGCCAAACTGGGACTGCAGCAGCCCCTCAAGGACTCCAGTCCCCAAGGCGACGAAAGCCTTCAGGAGAGAGCAAGCATCCTAAAGTGCAACCTAaacccacccccacctcctctgaCTCTGCAGGACCTTCAGTCGTCCCTGTAGCTGAGGAGTCACTAGAACAAACTGATCTGCCGAAAGACACTGGCAAACAGTTAGAAAACAAGGCAAGCAGTCAGGTTAAAGAAGCTCCTCACAGACCATCAGATAAAGTGCCCCCCTCACTACCAGACAAAGAAGCTATTGAAATATCAGAGAAGGCCAAGACTCTAGTGTCATCGAAGAGTGGACTTTCACTGTCACCGTCAGCGTTCTCCTTGAGTAGACTCCTGAATGACCCATCCGACTTACAGAGGCTGGCAAAGGCCCAAAAGCTCAGAGATCTGCTCAGACaggagagacacaaagaaaag AAACTCAAGAAAGCAAAGGCACGTGCAAAGGAATATACTTTAGATCCTGCCAAAATGACAATGAGGGACCTTATCCGTTATCTACCAGTGTCTAACCCCATGAC ATCTAGTTTAGAAGACTCATCTCAAGAGAATGAGACTGTGGTCCCGCCTTCACCAGGAAGAGAAGA GTCACCGGAGAGAGCGCAGGAACCTGAAGCCCTCCCTAAAATAGCCGagcctgaggaagaggaggtggtggaggacgAGCAGGAAGAAGCGCTTATGGTTCCCCGGGTCAAAGTAGCAGAGGATGGCTCACTGATAATTGATGAAGAGAG CTTGACGGTGGAAGTCCAGCGAGCTAAAGGACCAAACCCAGCACACGATCGAGACCCCATCTTTGAGCGTGGGTCCACTACGACTTACTCAAGCTTCAGGAAAGGGACCTATTCGAAACCCTGGTCCAGTGAAG agacagacatgttCTTCCTGGCAATCAGTATGGTGGGGACAGACTTTTCCATGATTTGTCAACTATTTCCTCACAGAGCTCGATCAGAGATAAAG AACAAATTCAAAAAAGAAGAGCGAGAGAATGCCTGGAGGATTGATAAAGCTTTCA GAGAGAGGCGCAAACTGGACATAGAGTATTTTTCTAAGCTGCTAGAGAAAATTCTGGAGGTTCAGAAAAATAGGAAGAAACTCAAGTCGCTCGCTGATAAGAACTCCCCCAAGAAGCACAAGAGAAAGGCAAAGG GCAAAAAAACTGCAAGGAAACTAAGtgatgtggaggaggaagaaggggaggaTGAGAATGAAGTTCCTGActtggaggatgaggaggagggagagaaagagaatgaggatCTCTATAATGAAGGAGGAACCTCTGCATCTAAGCCTAAGAGGCAATGCAAAAGAAAGACTAGAGAGTCCCCCTTGAATGAGGAACCAAatgataagaaaaagaaaacaggtgaAAAGAGCAACAAACAAG GCGAGGCCTGCACACCCGAAGACACTGAAGCAGCACTTCCTGGAGACCATACAAGTTCAGACAT GTCTGAAAAGACTGAGAATGTGAATGCACCCAAGGACACTGCAATCAAACCAGCTAAACTCTCACACACCAGAGCATCAAAATCAGTACTACCTCTGGGCCGGAAGTGGGGTAAAAAGCCTCCACCACCCTCCACGAAGACTGTGCCAGATAAAGGGGACGAGACTGTGAGTGATGGAGCCTCTGAAGAGCAg GCGAATAAAGATTCATCACCGTCAGCTGACATTTCCTCTGAAGAAGAGGATGCCACCATTCAACCTCCAAAACCGACCAG GTATGGGAGAGTGCCCAAGCCCACCAAACCCTTGACTTACCCTGCCAAAGAAAATGCACACACCTCCGATACCACTCCCACTTCACCGGTGGGGTCCACTGGTGCTGCTGCCAAGCCTAAACCCAAATGCACAGCCAAGAGGGGAAGGTCATCAAAGCAACCATCAGCTCAAGAGTCCAAAAAGCCCAAACTGGTCACCCTCAGGGCCTCTCGGTCAGAGTTcagtgatgatgaggatgaaaagcAGCTGGATCACGAGGAGATTGAGGACGAGGTGGAGCATCCTGCCTGTAGCCCCAGTAAGGACAGCATTGCtcctgtgtttgtgcctgtcaGCCTGCGCTCCCCACAGCCAGTGATTTCAGAGGTGGAAGAGACTATGGAGGAG CTTGATATCTTGGCCAATATGCCTGATGTGTTGGGCATCTCCCAAGATGCACTGTGCCCTGATGCCTCGTGCGAGCGGGCACAAAATGAGACAGGCACAGTGGAACCATGTGAACATCAGTTGGACCTGCTGGTT GACGTTATAGATTTCCTTTCTTCAGAACACACAGAAG taacTGAGGACGAGAGCTACAATGAGGCTGCTCAAACCCTGTTGGCCATTGGCACACTGACTCATCTCCCTCAGTCAACAACGAATCAAATAGTTGCACAAGATCACACGACAG GGACAACAAcagacagtgtgagagagaccAGGCAACCACTAGAAGAGGACGCTGCATCAGAACCTGCTGCACAGGAGGAAGACAGTGCAGTTCCTCTTATGTTTGTTCATGGAGTCGCAGAAACATCAGAGATTACAGCTTCTGCGGAGCCACAGAACAGCACAGCAGACAGTGGTGACATTCCCATTATTAAAACCAGTGATCAGATGTGTGCTGAGCAGAGCACTGTTTCTGAAATGGACTCTCAGTTACAGTCAAGTCCAGAGTGCTCGAAGAAAAGTTCTCCACAGCCCAGGAGGGGACGTTTATCCACGGTGAAATGTAAACCTAACCTAGGCCGAGCCTCAAAGACTGCACAGCCCAAATCCCAGCCTGACACATCAACAGAACAGACAGCTGAAGAGGGCAACACAGAGCCTGCCAACCTTCAGGTCACTGACTCAGTATCAGCTCCTGAAGAAAGAACCCCTACGATACCAGAATCTTCTTCAACAACGTTAATAGATGACATTTCCTGTACTGAAGTCAGACCTTCACAAGAGCTGTCTGCCAGTCAGGAGAGGAGTCACTGCTCTTCTGATGCCCAGTTTGAACCCAGTGGGGAACAAACCAGCGGAGACACAAAGTCAACTCAGGAGTCCTCAAATGAAGAACTGATGTCTCGCGCCGAAATAATTTCAAGTTGTTCTAATTATTTAGCGACATCTGACACACCAGTCACAGGATCACAGTTTGAACTAGGGTCAAACTGTGATTCTGTCCCGGTCGAAGAAAGCGGTCAACATCCCGCTGCTCTCAGCACACCTTTAGAAGattcacctgtcagtcagaaaacagagagtgaCGCTGCATCTGCTTGCCAGTCTAGAAGGAATCGATTGCAAAAAGTCAAACCCAAACCAAACATACCTCAGATATCAAGAACTGCTCGGCCGACACCTCAAACCACAAAGGACTGTGTTGAGAAAGACTCCAGCCCAACTCCAAGCTCCAAAGTccaagaaaaaacaacagtagaGGTTGAATCAGAAGCAACTTGTGGCACCTCTCTtgaaaaaacaagtcaaaacatTGGTCCTGCTTCAGTTTGTACACTATCATTTGATTTAGGCTCTACTCTTACACCCACAAAGAAGCTGTCAACAATTGAGGAGAAAAGGATAGATACAGATGTTGGGCTTGTTGGTCAGGTACACTCTGTTGCAGCATCATCAGATCAGAGCGCCTCAGAAAACCACAACCTTTCTGATGCTGATAACCCAATGACATCTGACTCAGCTGCCACTGTATCACAGGTTGGACAAAACTCAGCCCCAAGAGTCCAAGAGAGCAGTGATCATCCTGCTACATGTGCTACACCTGCAGAAGATTTACCTGTCAGTCAGAAAGAAGAGAGTGAAGTTACATCTACATGCCAGACGAGGAGAGGTCGGTTACAAAAAGTCAGACCCAAACCAAACCTCGTACAGACATCAAGAACTGCACGGTCTAAACCTCAAACGACGAAAGAGCCTGTCCAGCACATGCAGCTTGTGGAGAGACCTTCCGTCCCAACTTCAGCACCTGGATCTGCTGACAATGTAATAGCAGAAGTAGAAGCGCTGCCAGTTTGCAGTATCACCCTTCCTGAACCAGGTGAAAGCAGTGGCACCGCTTCAGTTTCAGTACCATCACTGGAATTATGCACTGCTCACAAACCCGCCGAGGAATCGTCCTCAACTATGGAACAGAAGGCAGACGTTGGACTGAACTCAAGCTCAGCGAGCTCAGAATCAAATGTACCTCAAAGAAGACGACACCTTCCCAAGGTTAAACCCAATTTAGGATCATCCACCAGAACCAAACATACAAAGAATATCGTCAAACCCTTAGAGGAACAGTATATGGACCCCTCTTCAAATGTAACCTCAGAACCACAACAACCTGTGGACAATTCACACGCACAACCGAAATGTACAGAGGAAGACTGTAAAAATATGACATTAAATACAGAGCTCAGCTCAACAAAATCTGTACCTACAGAAAAGAAACTAGACAGCAAAAATGATAAGGGTACATCCTCTGATGATGTTGTCATAGCAACATCTTGGGTTGCTGAGAATCAGTCTATGTTGACAGACACAGTTCCTGATgataaaagcagtgaaaagtTCACATTTGAGAGGGAACCCACTGGGGACAGAATGTCAAGTAATGACAGGGTGGAGGCTGGACCTGCCTCACAGGGGGACTACGAGCTGGATATGTCCACCAGACTTAAAGAGTTAAATGCTCAACCAGCGTATGATCCAGCTGCAGTTTCAGATGTTCACTCTTCAGAAGGTGGCTCCACGGAGTCGAAAGTAAATTCTGTACTGGCTGCTAATGCTCACTCCATACCAGATCCTAAAGAAAGCAGCCCTCAGCCTTCAGAAAGCGA AGAAACCAGGGAAACTAATCAAACATCAAACGACAAATCTCCATCTGCCGAAAG TGCTGATGATACACAGTCAGAGTTGACTGACTCTTCCAAGTCTTCAAAAAAAGCCCTTCAGAGCCGTAGAGCCAGGCTTATTAAACCCAAACCCAACCTGGGATGCAGCAGTCGACCTCCACAACCCCAACAAGAccagaacacaacacaagctgaag ATCCTGGTACACCCTCAGAACGTGTGGATGCTTCGGTTTCCCACAAACCTGTGTCTAAACTCCAACCTGATATTCAGGAGCCAGTAGAGGGAGCTGTTGAACCACGAAGTCCCCTCTCTGAGTCCCCCCCGAATGATGCTGGGGCCTTGCTGGGCAGTTTGACACAAATTATCGAACAACTGAGTGAACATGACTCCCCTCCAAATGATGCAGGATCCTCTCTGGATTGTGTGACACAAACACCGGACAATTCTTCTCAG GACACATCAACATTAAATGCAGAGGAGACCCAAAGTCATCCAAGTCTCCCAATATTTCCAGACA TGCTGTCGGAGCAGGTGCCTTCAGATCCAGATGAACCATTTTTCATCCTCTCACTGACTGAGATCCCAGTCTGCTCATCCGGGGATGTGGTGGACACTGCATCTGAGCCTCTTCCTTATCTTCCTGTAGCAGATGCATCAGTACCACAACAAAG CAGTGTTCCTGGAGAGTGTTTGGCAGCTGAAATGGGAGATGGGGCTCTCTATAATGTATCTGTGCCCATGTCCACAGAGGAGAGTGGTGAAATGGGTCCCAGCAGTGTGAAAGACACTGGGCCAGATCCAGCTGCAAATTTA GATTCGATTATGGAGAATCTAGTGGATCCACATG AGAGTATGAAAACCCAGCCACCCAAATTATCAGAGGCTGTAGAGAATAATGATGAGACTGAAATTCTCCCTACAAAGCAGGGACTGACAACAAGAACTGGAAGAAGAG CCAAACTGCAGGTTAAGCCCAATACTTCAAGGAAGAAACAAACCAGCAAGACCCTCGCTACGAACATCGACCAGGACTCTGAACTTCCTGGCCCTTCCATGCAGCCAGAAGCCTCTGATGCAACTGCAAAAGCAGACGATGAGGTCGTCACTGAGCCACGGAAAAGAAGCAGTGATCATGTAAACATTGAAAAGGAGACTCCGGCAGATGGGAAAAGCCCTAAGGATAACCGCTCAGGAGCACGGACTCAGACTACAAAGACCGGCGGGACCAGCGCTGAGAATAG ctctgacaCGAGCAGCGATCCTTCATCCGGCAAAGCAGCTTCCGAGGGCCTTAAGGTCAAAACTCCACACACACCGAGAAAACACTCCACCCCAACACCTGTAGCTTCAACATCACACAATGTCGCTCCCACGCCCAATCCGACACAGCTGCCAGAGGACACCCGCTCAACATCTTCTGCCACTTCACCAACACTAACAGAGGTGGTTATTGAACAGGCCACTGACCACAACCGACAATGCTCAGACTCAACTCCTAGCACTTCTCAGTTAACAGCTGAG GTTTCAGCTTCCCAGCAAAGTGACTATGTGGAGAGCAGCTCCACAGAGGAGGAGCCCACCAGTGTGTCTCAGTACTTCTTAAGTGATATTTTTACAGACGTAGAAGAGGGATAA